One Bradyrhizobium sp. ISRA464 genomic window carries:
- a CDS encoding TetR/AcrR family transcriptional regulator: MSTLRMTSDLRRQLILSAAKRCFARNGFAGTTTKSVAAAAAISEGLLFKHFPSKAALYAEILAEECEADPDLVHLLGQEPSTATLVELVEGMVGHFMQLRNAPDQEEAQRLRLMVTSHLDDGEFARLLYDKVGKLIGPTFAASIERAIAAGDAARIGGEPLNLFWFAHHTVLMGALTQLPATPCLSYGEAAAAERQLCQFILRGIGLTEAAIATHLGRQPSPGQGKSVTAESA; encoded by the coding sequence ATGTCTACCTTACGCATGACGAGTGACTTGCGGCGTCAGTTGATACTGAGCGCCGCAAAGCGGTGTTTCGCCCGCAACGGCTTCGCCGGCACCACGACAAAGAGCGTGGCGGCCGCGGCTGCCATTTCGGAAGGGCTGTTGTTCAAGCACTTCCCCTCGAAGGCGGCGCTGTACGCCGAGATCCTCGCCGAGGAGTGCGAGGCGGATCCGGACCTTGTGCACCTGCTCGGGCAGGAACCGTCGACCGCGACGCTGGTCGAGCTGGTGGAGGGCATGGTCGGCCACTTCATGCAGCTTCGCAACGCGCCAGACCAGGAAGAGGCGCAGCGCCTGCGGCTGATGGTGACAAGCCATCTCGACGATGGCGAGTTCGCACGCCTTCTCTATGACAAGGTCGGCAAGCTGATCGGGCCGACCTTTGCCGCCTCGATCGAGCGCGCGATTGCCGCGGGCGACGCGGCTCGGATCGGCGGCGAGCCGCTCAACCTGTTCTGGTTCGCCCATCACACCGTGCTGATGGGAGCGCTCACGCAGCTCCCTGCGACACCATGTCTCTCCTACGGCGAGGCCGCCGCCGCCGAGCGGCAGCTTTGCCAGTTCATCCTTCGCGGTATCGGACTTACCGAAGCCGCAATTGCCACACATTTGGGCCGCCAGCCGTCACCGGGTCAGGGAAAGTCGGTAACTGCAGAAAGTGCATGA
- a CDS encoding efflux RND transporter periplasmic adaptor subunit produces MNIQTESHISGQPIKEKTVKRPVRMVRWFIIVGLLLAVLVGGLVGFNAFRSHMIAQFFANNKPPPSNVSAVEAKSEVIPNLLTAVGDLVAVHQVNVTSDVSGRITNILFTAGSHVKAGTPLVQLFDAPEQGDLANYKAQATVAELQLDRAKQLAARQFGPQSTVDQAQATFDQAKAGIARTEAIISQKLVRAPFDGDLGVRQVEVGQYLTAGTQIVSLTDLSVLYANLTVTEKQSSQIKVGQTVRVSVDAYPGRTFDGKITTIEPQIATDTRNIRVQATIQNPDRILKPGMFATTTIVLPEKPAVVTVPETAVDYTLYGDSVFLINEKKGDDGKTTLTADRTFVKTGNRVEGRVEILKGLKPRDRVVAVGQIKLQSGMPVAISTDPPPPVPAEPPRY; encoded by the coding sequence ATGAATATTCAGACCGAAAGCCATATCTCGGGGCAACCGATTAAGGAAAAGACCGTCAAGCGCCCTGTCCGCATGGTGCGCTGGTTCATCATCGTGGGGCTGCTGCTGGCCGTGCTGGTCGGTGGCTTGGTCGGCTTCAACGCCTTCCGCAGCCATATGATTGCGCAGTTCTTTGCCAACAACAAACCGCCGCCGTCGAATGTCTCCGCCGTCGAGGCGAAGTCCGAGGTGATTCCGAATCTCCTGACCGCGGTCGGCGATCTCGTCGCGGTGCATCAGGTCAACGTCACCAGCGATGTGTCGGGCCGCATCACCAACATCCTGTTCACGGCCGGCAGCCATGTGAAGGCGGGTACGCCGCTCGTGCAATTGTTCGATGCACCTGAACAGGGCGACCTCGCCAACTACAAGGCGCAGGCAACCGTGGCGGAGCTTCAGCTCGACCGCGCCAAGCAGCTCGCGGCGCGCCAGTTCGGGCCGCAGTCCACCGTCGATCAGGCACAGGCGACATTCGATCAGGCCAAGGCGGGCATTGCCAGGACCGAGGCGATCATCTCGCAGAAGCTGGTACGCGCCCCGTTCGATGGTGACCTCGGCGTTCGCCAGGTCGAAGTCGGCCAGTACCTGACGGCAGGGACGCAGATCGTGTCGTTGACCGATCTGTCGGTGCTCTATGCGAACCTGACCGTCACCGAGAAGCAGAGCTCGCAGATCAAGGTCGGCCAGACCGTGCGGGTTTCGGTCGACGCCTATCCGGGCCGGACCTTCGACGGCAAGATCACGACGATCGAGCCGCAGATCGCGACCGATACCCGCAACATCCGCGTTCAGGCGACGATCCAGAACCCGGACCGCATCCTCAAGCCCGGCATGTTCGCGACCACCACGATCGTGCTGCCCGAGAAGCCGGCGGTCGTCACCGTTCCCGAAACGGCGGTCGACTACACGCTGTACGGAGACTCGGTGTTCCTGATCAACGAAAAGAAGGGCGATGACGGCAAGACCACGCTGACCGCGGACCGCACCTTCGTGAAGACGGGCAACCGCGTCGAAGGCCGTGTCGAAATCCTGAAGGGCCTGAAGCCCCGCGACCGTGTCGTCGCCGTCGGCCAGATCAAGCTGCAGTCGGGGATGCCGGTCGCGATTTCGACCGATCCGCCACCGCCGGTTCCAGCCGAGCCGCCGCGCTACTAA
- a CDS encoding multidrug efflux RND transporter permease subunit — protein MAFTDIFIKRPVLSIVVSMLILLIGLRAAMVLPIRQYPNLSNTVVTITTSYPGASPELINGFITTPIEQAVASAEGVDYMTSNSVLGTSTIQVYIKLNHDPNQALTEVLAKVNSVKYLIPKEAFDPVVTKATGDTIAVMYLGFSSEELTGSAISDYLTRVVQPVLSTVDGVASADILGGQTFAMRVWLDPIRMAGRGVSPNDVAAAIAANNFQAAAGQTKGFFIVSNVSANTDLQSIDQFKRMIVKSKDGGFVRIEDIATVELAAQSTDASVAFNGEHAIFIGIKATPQGNPLTLVKGVRALFPELERNLPPSMKMKVAYDSTKFIQSSIDEVQKTLGEAVIIVVVVIFLFLASIRSVIIPVVTIPLSLIGVCILMLAAGFSFNLLTLLAMVLAIGLVVDDAIVVVENIHRHLEEGMPPVQASLKGAREIVGPVISMTITLAAVYAPIGFLGGVTGALFREFAFTLAGSVIVSGVIALTLSPMMCSVFLKSADEGRFARLVNRVFGAMTRWYGRQLDRSLDYRPITGLFAVTILGLVGFLYMHTQKELAPQEDQGIVFAVTKAPKYANIDYIDYYGDKIDKEFKKFPETDLRFVLNGITGPQGGFAGMLLKPWNERKRSAQTLQPLVQNELSKIEGVSAFAFSLPPLPGGPGGLPVQMVISSTSGFQQVFEQMDKLKDAARKSGLFIVTDSDLNFNQPVVRVKVDRTKASDLGITMQSIGNALATLLGGNYVNRFNLEGRSYQVIPQVARVNRLAPESFDNYYVPSATGQLVRLSTVVSVETGVDPNALTHYNQLNSATFQAVPMPGVSMGQAVEFLQGQAKKLPSGFSYDFLADSRQYVHEGNQLLVTFAFAIIIIFLVLAAQFESLRDPFVIMISVPMAIVGALIPLFFGVATMNIYTQVGLLTLVGLITKHGILMVEFANELQLNEGLDRRSAIEMAARIRLRPILMTTAAMVTGLLPLLTASGAGAASRFSIGLVVVAGMTIGTLFTLFVLPAVYMTIATDHQAKLNSERAKQIADFDLEGRGALKPT, from the coding sequence ATGGCCTTCACTGACATTTTCATCAAGCGGCCGGTGCTGTCGATCGTCGTCAGCATGTTGATCCTGCTGATCGGCCTGCGCGCCGCGATGGTGCTGCCGATCCGGCAATATCCGAACCTGTCGAACACAGTGGTGACGATCACCACCTCGTATCCCGGTGCGTCGCCGGAGCTGATCAACGGCTTCATCACCACGCCGATCGAGCAGGCGGTCGCCTCCGCCGAGGGCGTCGACTACATGACGTCGAACTCGGTGCTCGGCACCTCGACCATCCAAGTCTACATTAAGCTCAATCACGATCCGAACCAGGCGCTGACCGAGGTCCTCGCCAAGGTCAACTCGGTCAAATACCTGATCCCGAAGGAAGCCTTCGACCCGGTCGTGACCAAGGCGACCGGTGATACCATCGCGGTGATGTATCTCGGCTTCTCCAGCGAGGAGCTGACCGGATCGGCGATTTCCGACTATCTGACGCGCGTCGTGCAGCCGGTGCTGTCAACCGTCGACGGCGTCGCATCCGCCGACATTCTCGGCGGCCAGACCTTCGCAATGCGCGTCTGGCTCGATCCGATCCGCATGGCCGGCCGCGGTGTGTCGCCGAACGACGTCGCCGCCGCGATCGCCGCCAACAACTTCCAGGCGGCCGCCGGCCAGACCAAGGGCTTCTTCATCGTCTCCAACGTCTCGGCCAATACCGACCTTCAGAGCATCGATCAGTTCAAGCGGATGATCGTGAAGTCCAAGGACGGCGGCTTCGTGCGCATCGAGGACATCGCGACGGTGGAGCTCGCGGCCCAGAGCACGGACGCCAGCGTCGCCTTCAATGGCGAGCATGCGATCTTCATCGGCATCAAGGCGACGCCGCAGGGCAACCCGCTGACGCTGGTGAAGGGCGTGCGTGCGCTGTTCCCCGAGCTTGAGCGCAATCTGCCCCCTTCGATGAAGATGAAGGTGGCCTATGACTCCACCAAGTTCATCCAGTCGTCGATCGACGAGGTGCAGAAGACGCTCGGCGAAGCGGTCATCATCGTCGTCGTCGTCATCTTCCTGTTCCTGGCGTCGATCCGCTCGGTGATCATCCCGGTCGTGACGATTCCGCTGTCGCTGATCGGCGTCTGTATCCTGATGCTTGCCGCCGGTTTCAGCTTCAATCTGCTGACGCTGCTGGCGATGGTGCTGGCGATCGGCCTCGTGGTCGACGACGCGATCGTGGTGGTGGAGAACATCCATCGCCATCTCGAGGAAGGCATGCCACCTGTACAGGCGTCGCTGAAGGGGGCGCGCGAAATCGTGGGCCCCGTCATCTCGATGACGATCACGCTCGCGGCGGTGTACGCGCCGATCGGCTTCCTCGGCGGCGTGACCGGTGCGCTGTTCCGCGAATTCGCCTTCACGTTGGCCGGCTCGGTGATCGTGTCGGGCGTGATCGCCCTGACGCTATCGCCGATGATGTGCTCGGTGTTTCTCAAGAGTGCCGACGAGGGGCGTTTCGCCAGGCTCGTCAACCGCGTGTTCGGCGCGATGACGCGCTGGTACGGCCGCCAGCTCGACCGCTCACTCGACTATCGCCCGATCACCGGCCTGTTTGCGGTGACCATCCTCGGCCTGGTCGGATTCCTTTATATGCATACGCAGAAGGAGCTGGCGCCGCAGGAAGACCAAGGCATCGTGTTCGCGGTGACCAAGGCGCCGAAATACGCCAACATCGACTATATCGACTACTACGGCGACAAGATCGACAAGGAGTTCAAGAAGTTTCCCGAGACCGACTTGCGGTTCGTGCTGAACGGCATCACCGGTCCGCAGGGCGGCTTCGCCGGCATGCTGCTCAAGCCGTGGAATGAGCGCAAGCGCTCCGCGCAGACACTTCAGCCGCTGGTGCAGAACGAGTTGTCGAAGATCGAGGGCGTCAGCGCGTTCGCGTTCAGCCTGCCGCCGCTGCCCGGCGGTCCGGGCGGTCTGCCGGTCCAGATGGTGATCAGCTCGACGTCCGGGTTCCAACAGGTGTTCGAGCAGATGGACAAGCTAAAGGACGCCGCGCGCAAGAGCGGCCTGTTCATCGTCACCGACAGCGACCTCAACTTCAATCAGCCGGTGGTCCGCGTGAAGGTCGACCGCACCAAGGCGAGCGACCTCGGCATCACCATGCAGTCGATTGGCAATGCGCTGGCGACGCTGCTCGGTGGCAATTACGTCAACCGCTTCAATCTGGAGGGACGTTCCTACCAGGTGATTCCGCAGGTGGCGCGCGTCAACCGGTTGGCGCCGGAGTCATTCGACAACTACTATGTCCCGTCAGCGACCGGGCAGCTGGTACGGCTGTCGACCGTGGTCTCGGTCGAGACAGGCGTCGATCCGAACGCGCTGACCCACTACAACCAGCTCAACTCGGCGACCTTCCAGGCCGTGCCGATGCCCGGCGTCTCGATGGGGCAGGCGGTGGAGTTCCTGCAGGGTCAAGCCAAGAAGCTGCCGTCCGGCTTCAGCTACGATTTCCTGGCCGACTCCCGGCAGTACGTACATGAAGGCAATCAGCTGCTGGTCACCTTCGCGTTCGCCATCATCATCATCTTCCTGGTGCTGGCGGCGCAGTTCGAGAGCCTGCGCGATCCGTTCGTGATCATGATCAGCGTGCCGATGGCGATCGTCGGTGCCCTGATCCCACTGTTCTTCGGCGTCGCGACCATGAACATCTACACCCAGGTGGGTCTGCTGACGCTGGTCGGGCTGATCACCAAGCACGGCATCCTGATGGTCGAGTTCGCCAACGAGCTGCAGCTCAACGAGGGGCTCGACCGCCGCTCGGCGATCGAGATGGCGGCCCGTATCCGCCTGCGTCCGATCCTGATGACGACGGCGGCGATGGTCACCGGCCTGCTGCCGCTGCTCACCGCTTCGGGCGCCGGTGCCGCCAGCCGCTTCTCGATCGGTCTCGTGGTCGTGGCCGGCATGACGATCGGCACGCTGTTCACGCTGTTCGTGCTGCCGGCCGTCTACATGACGATCGCGACCGACCACCAGGCCAAGTTGAACTCCGAACGCGCCAAGCAGATCGCCGATTTCGATCTCGAAGGCCGCGGCGCACTGAAACCGACCTGA
- a CDS encoding ABC transporter permease: MTALGTTASLAAAETLESPARRAWRRLVRRKGAVLGLAVIAIFILLAVFAPLIVPYDPIATSWSLVRKAPSAQHWFGTDELGRDVLARVVFGARASLLAGVISVGIALVIGVPLGLVAGYRGGFIDALISRITDAMLACPFLILAIALAAFLGPSLGNAMIAIGVSATPIFIRLTRGQVMSVKVEDYVEAARAMGNPRWRIALVHILPNILAALLVQATLSIAAAIIAEAALSFLGLGQQPPAPSWGSMLNAAQRFLTSAPWMAIWPGLAIFLVVLSFNLVGDGLRDALDPKAR, from the coding sequence ATGACAGCACTTGGGACAACCGCTTCGCTTGCCGCCGCCGAGACGCTGGAGAGCCCGGCGCGGCGCGCCTGGCGACGGCTCGTCAGACGCAAGGGCGCGGTGCTCGGCCTTGCCGTGATCGCGATCTTTATCCTGCTTGCCGTATTCGCGCCGCTGATCGTGCCCTACGATCCGATCGCGACGAGCTGGTCGCTGGTGCGCAAGGCGCCGTCAGCGCAGCACTGGTTCGGCACCGACGAGCTCGGCCGCGACGTGCTGGCGCGCGTCGTGTTCGGCGCCCGTGCCTCGCTACTCGCGGGCGTGATCTCGGTCGGCATTGCGCTGGTGATCGGCGTCCCGCTCGGGCTCGTCGCCGGCTATCGCGGCGGCTTCATCGATGCGCTGATCAGCCGCATCACCGACGCGATGCTGGCCTGCCCGTTCCTGATCCTGGCGATCGCGCTTGCGGCCTTCCTCGGGCCGAGCCTCGGCAATGCGATGATCGCGATCGGCGTCTCGGCCACGCCGATCTTCATCCGCCTGACCCGCGGCCAGGTGATGAGCGTCAAGGTCGAGGACTACGTCGAGGCGGCGCGCGCCATGGGCAATCCGCGCTGGCGCATCGCGCTGGTCCACATCCTGCCGAACATTCTGGCGGCGCTGCTGGTGCAGGCGACGCTGTCGATCGCGGCCGCGATCATCGCCGAGGCCGCGCTCTCCTTCCTCGGCCTCGGCCAGCAGCCGCCGGCGCCATCCTGGGGCAGCATGCTCAACGCCGCGCAGCGCTTCCTCACCAGCGCGCCATGGATGGCGATCTGGCCGGGGCTCGCGATCTTCCTGGTTGTGCTGTCGTTCAACCTGGTCGGCGACGGCCTGCGCGATGCGCTGGATCCGAAGGCGCGGTAG
- a CDS encoding ABC transporter permease: protein MLNFLAKRLLQIVPTLFFVSILIFSLQHLLPGDPALVMAGEERDPAVIEQIRQQYHLDRPIPVQYAYWIKGVLSGDFGESLRNKMPVLSLIAQKLPVTLQLAGMAIVIAFLIGIPAGIISAVKKGSAWDYGANLFALWGISTPNFWLGIMLIFLFSIELGWLPASGYVPLTEDWRASLAATIMPAFVLGNAIAAILMRHTRSAMLQVLESDYVRTARAKGLSERAVILKHAMRNALTPIITLGALELGTLLSGAVLTEQIFSIPGFGKLIVDAVFNRDYAVVQGVVLTTATIYITLNLIADIAYILVNPRLRS, encoded by the coding sequence ATGCTGAACTTTCTCGCCAAGCGGCTGCTTCAGATCGTCCCGACGCTGTTCTTTGTCTCGATCCTGATCTTCTCCCTGCAACATTTGCTGCCGGGCGATCCGGCGCTGGTGATGGCCGGCGAGGAGCGCGATCCCGCCGTCATCGAGCAGATCCGCCAGCAGTACCATCTCGATCGGCCGATCCCGGTGCAATATGCCTACTGGATCAAGGGCGTGCTGTCGGGCGATTTCGGCGAATCCCTGCGCAACAAGATGCCGGTGCTGAGCCTGATCGCGCAGAAGCTGCCGGTGACGCTGCAACTCGCCGGCATGGCGATCGTGATCGCCTTCCTGATCGGGATTCCCGCCGGTATCATCTCGGCGGTGAAGAAAGGCAGCGCCTGGGACTATGGCGCCAATCTGTTCGCGCTGTGGGGCATCTCGACGCCGAACTTCTGGCTCGGCATCATGCTGATCTTCCTGTTCTCGATCGAACTGGGCTGGCTGCCCGCCTCCGGCTATGTGCCGCTGACCGAGGACTGGCGCGCCAGCCTCGCGGCCACCATCATGCCGGCCTTCGTGCTCGGCAACGCGATCGCCGCGATCCTGATGCGCCACACCCGCAGCGCCATGCTGCAGGTGCTGGAGAGCGACTATGTCCGCACCGCACGCGCCAAGGGGCTTTCCGAGCGCGCGGTGATCCTCAAGCACGCGATGCGCAACGCGCTGACCCCGATCATCACGCTCGGCGCGCTCGAGCTCGGCACGCTGCTGTCGGGCGCAGTCCTCACCGAGCAGATCTTCTCGATTCCCGGCTTCGGCAAGCTGATCGTCGACGCCGTGTTCAACCGCGATTACGCCGTGGTGCAGGGCGTGGTGCTGACGACAGCGACGATCTACATCACGCTCAACCTGATCGCCGACATCGCCTACATCCTCGTCAACCCGCGGCTGAGGAGCTGA
- a CDS encoding ABC transporter substrate-binding protein: MRMLRLAATAAALLLSLAANAHAQTTLRIGLAEDPDVLDPTMARTYVGRIVFAALCDKLFDIDEKLNIVPQLALSHETSADGKEVTIKLRPGVKFQDGEPFDAEAAKFSLERHLTFPGSFRKPELASVDHIDVVDPLTIKLVLKAPFSPLIAQLTDRAGMMVSPKAAKAEGNKFGLHPVCAGPYKFVERVQQDRIVLEKFADYWNKDNVFIDRIVYLPIVDATVRLANLKSGGLDLIERVLATDLKDVRADSRLKVSSAIELGYQGVTLNIGKDKAKGPLSQSAKVRQALDLSIDRDAINQVVFNGEFKPGNQWVSPDHPYYQKDFPIRPRDVEKAKALLKEAGVTPPVTVDFMVPKGPETEGTAQVIQSMAAEAGFDMKIRVTEFATSLKQAEAGDYQAFMLAWSGRIDPDGNSYVFLHSNAPQNYSAWSNSEADKALDDARLTTDTAQRKAIYAKLTKLELNDEAILYLYHRRIIIAHTTKLEGYKQMPDGLVRVVGLKLK, translated from the coding sequence ATGAGGATGCTTCGTTTGGCGGCGACCGCCGCGGCCCTGTTGCTGTCGCTGGCCGCAAACGCCCATGCCCAAACCACGCTGCGGATCGGGCTTGCCGAGGACCCCGATGTCCTCGATCCGACCATGGCGCGCACCTATGTCGGCCGCATCGTGTTTGCCGCGCTCTGCGACAAGCTGTTCGACATCGACGAGAAGCTCAACATCGTGCCGCAGCTTGCGCTGTCGCACGAGACCTCCGCCGACGGCAAGGAGGTCACGATCAAGCTCCGCCCCGGCGTCAAGTTCCAGGACGGCGAGCCATTCGATGCGGAGGCCGCAAAATTCTCGCTGGAGCGCCACCTGACCTTCCCCGGCTCGTTCCGCAAGCCGGAGCTCGCCAGTGTCGATCATATCGACGTCGTCGATCCCCTCACCATCAAGCTGGTGCTGAAGGCGCCGTTCTCGCCGCTGATCGCGCAGCTGACTGATCGCGCGGGAATGATGGTGTCGCCCAAGGCCGCCAAGGCCGAAGGCAACAAGTTCGGCCTGCACCCGGTCTGCGCCGGCCCCTACAAGTTCGTCGAGCGCGTGCAGCAGGATCGCATCGTACTGGAAAAGTTCGCCGACTACTGGAACAAGGACAACGTCTTCATCGACCGCATCGTCTATCTGCCGATCGTCGACGCCACCGTGCGGCTCGCCAATCTGAAATCCGGCGGGCTCGATCTGATCGAGCGCGTGCTCGCGACCGACCTGAAGGATGTGCGCGCGGATTCCCGCCTGAAAGTGTCGAGCGCGATCGAGCTCGGCTATCAGGGCGTCACGCTCAACATCGGCAAGGACAAGGCCAAGGGGCCCCTAAGCCAGAGCGCCAAGGTGCGGCAGGCGCTCGACCTCTCGATCGATCGCGATGCCATCAACCAGGTGGTGTTCAACGGCGAGTTCAAGCCTGGAAACCAGTGGGTCAGCCCCGACCATCCCTACTACCAGAAGGACTTCCCGATCCGTCCGCGCGACGTCGAGAAGGCCAAGGCGCTGCTCAAGGAGGCCGGCGTCACGCCGCCCGTGACGGTCGACTTCATGGTGCCGAAGGGGCCCGAAACCGAAGGCACCGCGCAGGTCATTCAGTCGATGGCGGCCGAGGCCGGCTTCGACATGAAGATCAGGGTCACCGAGTTTGCGACCTCGCTGAAGCAGGCCGAGGCCGGCGACTACCAGGCCTTTATGCTGGCCTGGAGCGGCCGCATCGATCCGGACGGCAACTCCTATGTCTTCCTGCACAGCAACGCGCCGCAGAACTACAGCGCCTGGAGCAATTCCGAGGCCGACAAGGCGCTCGATGACGCCCGTCTCACCACCGACACGGCGCAGCGCAAGGCGATCTACGCGAAACTGACCAAGCTCGAACTCAATGACGAGGCCATTCTCTACCTCTACCACCGCCGCATCATCATCGCGCACACCACCAAGCTCGAGGGCTACAAGCAGATGCCCGATGGCCTGGTGCGCGTGGTCGGGCTGAAACTGAAGTGA
- a CDS encoding dipeptide ABC transporter ATP-binding protein has product MSALLEVEGLVKHFVAERSVFGRPTAHVKAVDGVSFTVEAGKTLALVGESGCGKSTVSRLVLRLIEPDAGTVRFEGRDLGALNAEQLRAFRRDAQIIFQDPYSSLNPRMTVAQILTEPLALHDLVPPARRRERVEELLRLVGLEPRFARRYPHEFSGGQRQRIAIARALAVEPKLIICDEPVSALDVSIRSQILNLLRDLQDRLKLAYIFVSHDLAVVKHIADRVAVMNLGTIVEIADAEALFAAPRHPYSRALLSAIPVPKPRAKRSRIVLEGELPSALNPPQGCRFHTRCPFVIARCRSEVPHLLADGTGHATACHRVAELPPPESIVPSDGALSPVLERLVAAFGATAEGTGRPGVGQVRTTPRT; this is encoded by the coding sequence ATGAGCGCGCTGCTCGAGGTCGAGGGACTGGTGAAGCATTTCGTCGCCGAGCGCTCGGTGTTCGGCCGGCCGACCGCGCATGTGAAGGCGGTCGACGGTGTCAGCTTCACGGTCGAGGCCGGCAAGACGCTGGCGCTGGTCGGCGAATCCGGCTGCGGCAAATCCACCGTGAGCCGGCTCGTGCTGCGGCTGATCGAGCCGGACGCCGGCACCGTCCGCTTCGAGGGCCGCGATCTCGGCGCGCTCAACGCCGAGCAGTTGCGCGCATTCCGCCGCGACGCGCAGATCATCTTCCAGGACCCTTACTCCTCGCTCAATCCGCGGATGACGGTCGCCCAGATCCTGACCGAGCCACTGGCGCTGCACGATCTGGTGCCGCCCGCGCGCCGCCGCGAGCGGGTCGAGGAGCTTTTGCGCCTCGTCGGTCTCGAGCCGCGCTTCGCCCGCCGCTATCCGCATGAGTTCTCCGGCGGCCAGCGCCAGCGCATCGCGATCGCCCGTGCGCTCGCAGTCGAGCCGAAGCTGATCATCTGCGACGAGCCGGTGTCGGCGCTCGACGTCTCGATCCGCTCGCAGATCCTGAACCTGTTGCGCGACCTGCAGGATCGGCTGAAGCTCGCCTACATCTTCGTCTCGCACGATCTGGCGGTCGTCAAACACATCGCCGACCGCGTCGCCGTGATGAATCTTGGCACCATCGTCGAGATCGCGGACGCGGAGGCGCTGTTCGCCGCGCCGCGCCATCCCTATAGCCGCGCGCTGTTGTCGGCAATCCCGGTGCCGAAACCGCGCGCCAAGCGCAGCCGCATCGTGCTGGAGGGCGAGCTGCCCAGCGCGCTCAATCCGCCGCAGGGTTGCCGCTTCCACACCCGCTGTCCTTTCGTGATCGCGCGCTGCCGCAGCGAGGTGCCGCATTTGCTGGCGGATGGCACTGGCCACGCCACGGCCTGTCACCGCGTCGCGGAGCTGCCGCCGCCGGAGAGCATCGTGCCCTCGGACGGTGCGCTCTCGCCCGTGCTGGAAAGATTGGTCGCCGCCTTTGGCGCCACGGCGGAAGGGACCGGACGTCCCGGGGTTGGTCAGGTCAGGACGACGCCACGGACATGA
- a CDS encoding ABC transporter ATP-binding protein yields MTVRPLIEIEGLRVIFQGDDGRTTHAVDRVDLSVANGATLGLVGESGCGKSVTSLAIMGLLPKQSAAVSGAIHFDGLDLLDVPDDTLRDLRGNRLAMIFQEPMTSLNPSFTIGDQIIETILRHRGGSRRSARERAVELLRRVHIPSPEKRIDEFPHKLSGGMRQRVMIAMALACDPQLLIADEPTTALDVTLQAQILDLMRELKAASGAAIILITHDLGVVAEVCDEVAVMYAGEIVERAPVDELFANPQHPYTVGLLGSIPRLDRRTTHLATIEGMVPNMANPPAGCRFAARCPFVEDACTKSPPPLAMLNATHASRCIRAPLERLLS; encoded by the coding sequence ATGACGGTGCGTCCGCTGATCGAGATCGAGGGCCTGCGCGTCATCTTCCAGGGCGACGACGGCCGCACCACGCATGCCGTCGACCGGGTCGATCTCAGCGTAGCCAATGGCGCCACGCTTGGCCTGGTCGGCGAATCCGGCTGTGGCAAGAGCGTGACCTCGCTGGCGATCATGGGGCTGTTGCCGAAGCAATCCGCCGCGGTCTCGGGCGCGATCCACTTCGACGGCCTCGACCTGCTCGACGTTCCGGACGACACGCTGCGCGACCTGCGCGGCAATCGCCTAGCGATGATCTTCCAGGAGCCTATGACCTCGCTCAACCCGAGTTTCACGATTGGCGACCAGATCATCGAGACCATCCTGCGCCACCGCGGCGGCTCGCGGCGCAGTGCGCGCGAACGTGCTGTCGAGCTGCTCCGCCGCGTCCACATCCCCTCGCCCGAGAAGCGCATCGACGAGTTTCCGCACAAGCTGTCGGGCGGCATGCGCCAGCGCGTGATGATCGCGATGGCGCTGGCCTGCGACCCGCAGCTTCTGATCGCGGACGAGCCGACGACGGCGCTCGATGTCACGCTGCAGGCGCAGATCCTCGACCTGATGCGCGAGCTCAAGGCTGCCAGCGGCGCGGCGATCATCCTGATCACCCATGATCTCGGCGTGGTCGCCGAAGTCTGCGACGAGGTGGCTGTGATGTATGCCGGCGAGATCGTCGAGCGCGCGCCCGTGGACGAGCTGTTTGCGAATCCACAGCACCCCTATACGGTCGGCCTGCTGGGCTCGATCCCGCGGCTCGACCGCCGCACCACCCATCTCGCCACCATCGAGGGCATGGTGCCGAACATGGCGAACCCGCCTGCGGGCTGCCGCTTCGCCGCGCGCTGCCCGTTCGTCGAGGACGCCTGCACCAAATCCCCGCCGCCGCTCGCGATGCTGAACGCAACCCACGCCTCACGCTGCATCAGGGCGCCGCTGGAACGGCTGCTGTCATGA